The DNA region TTTTGGCAATAAACCTCAGGGTGATGCCGAAGTTCTTTTTCAGAATGCCATTCGGGTTCTTGGTTTAACCCCACAAGAGTGGTCTTGGAAAAATCCTGCGGACAAATTAAATCCCGAGTTGTTGCCGCAAGATGGAACACCCATAGTTGCCTTGGCATTCGGTGGCGCTGCTGCTCAAAAATTATCTGGTGAACGCGATGCGCTGCCAGAACTTCGCGAAACTGTTTTAGCAATTAATGCTGATGGTGCAGAGGATCTGCCGCTGATAGCTACTTTTGAATTGAATCAATTACTTTCAAGGCCAAAGGATAAGGCTCTATTTTGGCAAGATCTACTACTTGCTAAGTCAGTATTACAAAATATCTAAGCCTTGTGCTTAGTGCTTGTGCTCACCAATTAAATGCATGGAGTCGTATTCGGCTTGATTGGCAGCATGACGTTTAATGACCAGCCACATGATCACGCTTACCACTACGCCAAAGCCAATAATGACCGCCTGAATTGGCGCATCCAACCAAATCAATCCGGAGTAGATTAGCAGCATCATCAAAACAGAAATATTTTCATTAAAGTTTTGAACTGCAATGGAGTGGCCGGCTGACATCAGTACGTGCCCACGATGTTGCAGAAGGGCATTCATGGGCACTACAAAATAGCCCGCTAACCAGCCCACCAAAATCAATAAGAAGTATGCTGGCAGCAATTTGAGCGAAAGCTCAAACTCCCCGACAGTCAAGACGGTAATATTAGGCAGCATGTCTGAGTTATAGATAGCCATGACGCAAACGACTAATCCCATGGCAATACCATATGGGAGTACCTTTAGTGAGCTTCTGAGAGGGATACGCCAGGCAGCATACATAGCTCCTCCGGCAACTCCAAATGCGGATATTGCTTGAAGAATGGCGCCTTGGGATAGGGTCATATGAAGGGCAACCTGAGCCCACTTAATCACAATAAATTGTAAAGTGGCACCAGCACCCCAAAACAGAGTGGTGACTGCCAATGAGATCTGACCAAGACGATCATCCCAAAGCGTCTTAAAGCAGACAGCAAAATCTTTTACCAACTCGATTGGATTGGTCTTTTGGGACTCATAGCGGGCCCCAGTGTCGGGGATGCGTAAATTAATCAGGGCTGCCAGCACATAAATCATCATGATGATCATGATGGCGGACTCTGCCGCAGTATCAATGCCAGTTTCTAGGACTGGTATATCAAATCCTAGGAGGCTTTCAGATACAGACTTGCTAATCAGGACGCCGCCAAGAACGGTACCCATGATGATGGAGCCTACAGTAAGCCCCTCAATCCAGCCGTTGGCAGCTACCAGCTTTTCAGGAGGGAGAAGCTCTGTGAGAATGCCGTATTTAGCAGGTGAATAGGCAGCAGCTCCCAAGCCCACAATCGCATAGGCCAGTAAAGGATGGCTTCCGAACAGCATGACTACGCAACCGATAAACTTAATCGTATTGGTGATGAACATGACATTGCCCTTAGGGCGTGAATCAGCAAAGGCTCCCACAAAGGCTGCCAGCAATACATAGGAGAGGACAAAGAATAATTTGAGTAAAGGAGTCATCCAGGCCGGAGCATTAAGCTGGACCAAGAGGGCGATTGCTGCTATCAGCAAGGCGTTATCTGCAAGCGACGAAAAAAATTGCGCCGCCATAATGATGTAAAAACTACGGTTCATTCGTACAATCTAGTCATTAATTAATTAAAACATGAAAGGAGGGTGTATTGAGTCAGTCGGCTAACCGCTTTATTAGTAGGCCTATTGTGGCAACTATACACACTGCTGCCTTTCGACATAATTTAGGCCGTATTCGGGAGCTTGCCCCAGAATCTAAGATTTGGTCTGTTGTGAAGGCTAAAGCCTATGGCCATAGCCTAGAAGCCGCATTTAAGGGGCTGGAATCTACCGATGGCTTTGCCTTGCTGGATATTGCTGATGCTCAATGGCTAAGAGATCATGGTTGGGGGGGTCGCATTCTCCTTTTAGAGGGTCTTTTTAGTCAGAGAGAGCTAGAGCTAGTAATTAAGCTTCAATGTGACTTAGTGGTTCATAGTGAGAAGCAGGTCCTATGGCTAGAAAGCGTCCAAAATCATTCGGGCCGCCCAATAAACGTCTTTCTAAAACTGAATTCTGGCATGAATCGCCTTGGTTTTAGGCCAGAAGAATATCGCACGGCTTTTCATCGCTTGCATGCTGCCGGATACCATCTGCATCACATGACGCACTTTGCTAATGCGGACCAGGTTGATCATTCGCCAACGGTCGGAGAGCAAATGGAGTGTTTCAACAAAACTACCGAAGGTCTTGAGGCGCCATCTTCCTTGGCGAATTCAGCTGCGATCCTTTGGCATCGCAACGCATTGGGGGACTGGGTGCGTCCGGGTATTTTGCTTTATGGCGTTTCGCCAACTGGGGTGCATGCCGACATCATCCGCTCTGAATTTCAAGCGGTGATGAGTTTGCGCAGTGAAATCATCGATATCCAAAACCTCAAGAAAGGTGATCATGTGGGTTACGGTAGTCGCTATGAGGCTCCAGAAGATATGCGCGTTGGTGTGATCGCTGGTGGCTATGCCGATGGATATCCACGTCATGCGGAAGATGGCACGCCAGTTTGGGTTGAGGCTGCCGATGCTCAGGGCGATGGCGTCATTTGCCCGATTGTTGGGAGAGTCTCTATGGACATGTTGACGATTGATCTGCGCGAGGCACCTAATGCCAAGATTGGCAGTGTAGTGGAGCTATGGGGTAATGAAGTACCGGTAGATGATGTGGCTCAAATGAGTGGCACCATCGGCTATGAATTGATTTGCGCATTAGCGCAGAGAGTGCCGGTTCTTACTGAGTGAAGTCACCGGCGTTATTGATGTTTATTAATTCTTATTAGCTCTTACTTATTCCAGATCTGCCACCAGCGACGTTCTTTTTGAACTCGTTGACCAGTTATCAACATTTGACTGTCGGGGAAATTGAGCTTAAAGACACGAGCTGCATCGTTACTCAGATCAGTCATGCCCAGCTTTTCATAAGACTTCGTCAACAGGTAGAGCGCTTCCTCAACCGCTGGTGCGCGATCATAATCTCGAATCACGAGCTGAGCTCTATTAGCTGATGCTAAGTAGGCGCCGCGTTGATAGTAGAAGCGGGCCACAATGACATCTGCCTCTGCTAATGAATTCACAATATAGCGCATCCGATCTAAAGAGTCGGGAGCATATTTACTATCAGGAAAACGTTCAACAACAACTTTGAAAGATTCAAAAGCTTCTTTAGCCGCCTTCGGGTCTCGCTCACTCAAATCTTGCCCTGTAAATTTACCGAGCCAACCTAAATCATCATTAAAGCTGATTAAGCCTTTGAGGTAATAGCCGTAATCTAAGTTGGGACTACCTTGATGCAGCTTAATAAATCGATCGATCGCAACTAGGGCTTGGGCTTGCTCTTGTGCTTTCCAATAGCAAAAGGCAGCATTAATTTGTGCCTGTTGAGAATAAGGTCCAAATGGGAACCGACCTTCTAGCTTTTCAAAATACTTGCCGCACTTTGCATAGTCCGCATCTTTCAGTTTCTCATTGGCTTCGGAATACAGTTTTGTTTCTGACCAAATATCCGTGTCATCTTTTTGGCCATCACTGCCTGCACATCCACTCAGGACAAGGCAAGCAACGCTAGCGCCGACAATGAGAGAAATGAGGGATTTTCTGGAAGATGTCCCAAGGGTGGTCGCAAGCCTTAAACTGGCGTCTGTAATAACGTCCGACATAACTAAAAGGCTCTTTAAGCGTGGCATTGCCGCATACTCCAGATTCGAATCCCATTGATTATATCGATGATGAGGATTTCATAGCCCTAGAAGTTCCTCCCGAGGTCAGCGGAGAGCGTTTGGATAAGTTTCTTGGCGGCGCTTTGCCTGATTATTCCCGCAATCGCCTTAAATCCTGGGTTGAGGCTGGGGCGGTAACGGTCGATGGAAAAGTCACCAAAGTCCGTCATTTACTTCGTGGGAGCGAAAGTATTAAGGTGTTTCCTCAAGAAATGCCTGAACAGTTCGCTTTTTCTCCTGAAAACATCCCCCTAGATGTCGTTTATGAAGATGACTCCATTATTGTGGTCAATAAACCTGCTGGACTCGTGGTTCATCCTGCCGCTGGTAATTGGACGGGAACCCTGTTAAATGCCTTGCTATATCGTTTTCCGGAGCTCAAGCAGCTTCCAAGAGCGGGCATTGTTCATCGACTAGATAAAGATACCTCTGGACTCATGGTAGTTGCCAGAACCGATATTGCCCAAACCTCCTTGGTAAGACAGCTTCAAGAGCGGACAGTCGGGAGACGTTATCTATCATGGGTCTGGGGTGATGCCCCTTCTCAGGGTAAGGTGCTGGCGACTGTTGGTCGAGATCAGCGCGATCGGCTCAAAATGTCCGCGGGTTCTGCTCAAGGTAAACCTGCCGCTACCTTATTTCGGCGCTTGGCTAAAGGGAGCTTTACAGAAAGTTCAGTTGCTTTACTGGAGTGCCGCTTAGAGACTGGCCGCACCCATCAAATTCGGGTTCATTTGGAGTCTTTGGGTTTCCCTCTTTTGGGTGATCCGGTCTATCGCAAGAGGACCCCTGGAGTGGCTAAATCATTACCATTTAGTCGCCAAGCTCTACATGCTTACGCCTTAAGTCTGCAGCACCCAGTAACTCAAGAAGTCATGACCTGGTTTAGATTGCCTCCCCAGGATTTGATTGATTTATTGCCTTTAGTGGGAATGACTGAAGCCGACTTGCCAAGAGAAGAGGCTCTATTAGCCTCAATTAAAAATGATCAACGCGCTCAATAGGATTGAACCAAGCTGGACTGTGTCACAGCGAATTCAGGCTTTTTGCACTACCAGGCAAGGCGGCATTAGTAAGCCACCATTCAATAGTCTTAACCTTGGGCTTAATGCGGGTGACAATTTGGCGGATGTTCTCCAAAACCGGAGCATCGTCAGGTCAGAGTTACCCGCTGAGCCGCTTTGGCTCAAACAGATTCATGGCGTCACGGTAAGTACCCCAGCCTCGAGGAATGCTTTGGGCAATGGGCCATTTGAGGCAGATGCTGCAGTCACCAACATCCCAAATGAGGTGCTGGCCATTCTGGCTGCCGATTGCATGCCAGCATTGTTTGCCAGCAGGAGTGGTGATGTGATTGGGGCGGCTCATGCAGGTTGGCGCGGTTTGAGCAGTGGCGTTCTGGAAAACACGATCAATGAAATGATTGCCCTTTCTCCAGGCCTGACGACAAGTGATATCAGTGCGTGGCTGGGTCCAGCGATTGGGACGAGCGCATTTGAAGTGGGTGAAGATGTTTTGCAAGCCTTTGCTCAGCAGGGCAAAGACATCCTATCCAAGGCCTTTATTCCAATAATCGGCATCCCTGGAAAGTGTTTGGCTGATCTATATTTACTGGCAAGAGATCGCTTACGTTCTCTAGGTATAGAACAAATTACTGGCGGTGAGTTTTGCACCGTTAGTGACCCAGAGCGCTTCTTTTCATACCGCCGGGATAAGGCCACGGGTCGCTTTGCCTCTCTTATTTGGATTGCAGAAAGCGCTTAATCTTGGGGTTATTACTAGCCCAGCTTTGGGGCTAGGGTTATTGCGTATAACCCTTCTAGCCTGATAGATGGAGAATGATCTTAATAACTTTACGAGATCATTATGTTTGCAGGCATGAATACAGGTGTAGCGCCATCGTTGGCCCCACACCATATGGCGTTAATTCCCCCAGAACGCTTAGCGGAAATTCAAAAAGAATATTTTACTGAGTTCTCTCATCTTGCAACCAATCCTGAAGCCGTTGAAGTAAAGGATCGCCGTTTCTCTGGCAAAGCCTGGCACTCCTCATGGAGCAAAATGATTGCGGCAACCTATTTGCTGAATTCAAAACATTTAATTGCCCTTGCTAAAGCAGTAGATGCGGATGAAAAAACGAAGATCAAGATTTTGTTCACTACCGAGCAAATGATTGATGCATTGTCACCATCCAACTTTATTGCAACCAATCCCGAGGTTCTTGAAAACATAATCAGCTCACAAGGCCAATCCATTCAAAACGGCATTGTGAATTTGCTTGGTGATCTCAAAAAAGGGAAAGTTTCTCAGACGGATGAAAGCGCTTTTGAAGTCGGAAAAAATATTGCAACAACTGAAGGTCAAGTGGTATTTCGTAATGATCTGTTTGAATTAATTCAGTACACGCCGCTAACCGAAACGGTGTTTGAACGCCCATACTTAATGGTGCCGCCTTGCATTAACAAGTACTACATTTTAGACTTACAACCCGATAACTCAGTTGTGCGTTACATGGTTGAGCAAGGTCACACTGTTTTCTTGGTTTCCTGGAAAAATCCAGATGCTTCAATGTCCAAAATTACTTGGGATGACTATGTAGGTGATGGCGTCATTAAGGCGATTGAAGTCGTCAAAGATATTGGCGGTACTGATCTAATTAACGTTCTCGGTTTTTGTGTCGGCGGAACGTTAACTTCTACCGCTTTGGCAGTACTAGCGGCACGGAAAAAGAATTACGTTGCTAGCTTAACCTTGCTAACTACTCTGCTGGATTTTAGCGATAGCGGCATCCTGGATGTGTTCATCGATGAAGGCATGGTGAAGTTGCGTGAGGGTACTATTGGTGGCGAAGGCGGTCAATTCGGCATGATGTCTGGCTTAGACTTGGGCAATACCTTTTCCTTCTTGCGCCCGAATGACCTAGTCTGGAATTATGTTGTGGAGAATTATTTAAAAGGTAATTCGCCGCCGCCATTTGATTTGCTCTATTGGAATGGCGATTCGACCAATCTGCCTGGCCCAATGTACTGTTGGTACCTGCGCTATACCTACTTACAAAATGAATTAATCAAACCCGGCAAGCTCACCGTTTGCGGAGAAAAAGTGGATCTCGGCAAAATTACTGTTCCAGCCTATATCTACGCATCGCATGATGATCACATCGTGCCTTGGAAATCTGCTTATGAGTCTACGCATATCTTGAAGGGTAAGAGCCGTTTTGTTTTGGGTGCTTCTGGACATATTGCTGGCGTGATTAATCCACCAGCAAAAAATAAGCGCCATTATTTTGAAAACAATAAATTAGCCAAGACTGCAGATGAGTGGTTGGCTGCGGCAAAGGATATTAAAGGTAGTTGGTGGCCTAACTACGCTAAATGGTTAGAAGAGTTTGGTGGCAAGAGAGTGGAAGCTAGTAAAGCGTTTGGTAATGCGCGCTACAAAAAACTAGAAGCAGCGCCTGGTAAGTACGTGAAAGAAAAAATATCCACAACTGCTCAATAATATTTTTATAAGGGGAAATACATGACTCAAAAGATTGCATACGTAACTGGAGGTATGGGTGGCATTGGTACCGCTATTTGTCAGCGTCTTGCTAAAGATGGCTTTAAGGTCATCGCTGGCTGCGGCCCGAATTCTCCGCGCAAAGATCGCTGGATTGGTGAGCAAAAAGCTTTGGGTTACGACTTTATCGCCTCTGAAGGTAATGTTTCTGACTGGGATAGTACGGTGATTGCCTTTGATAAGGTGAAGGCTGAAGTGGGACGGGTCGATGTTTTGGTAAATAACGCCGGTATCACTAAAGACAGCGTATTTCGCAAAATGACTCCAGATCAGTGGAAAGCAGTGATTGATACCAATCTCAATTCTTTATTCAACGTCACCAAACAAGTGGTGGATGGCATGGCTGATAACGGCTGGGGTCGCATTATCAACATCTCCTCTGTTAATGGTCAAAAGGGTCAGTTCGGTCAGTCTAACTACTCAACGGCAAAAGCGGGCTTGCACGGATTTACGATGGCTTTGTCACAAGAGCTCGCCTCTAAAGGCGTAACTGTGAATACGGTTTCCCCCGGTTATATCGGCACCGATATGGTCAAAGCCATTCGCGAAGATGTCCTTGAAAAGATTGTTGCCGGTGTTCCAGTAAAGCGCTTGGGTACCCCCGAGGAGATCGCCTCGATCTGCTGCTGGATTGCTTCTGTTGATGGTGGCTACGCTACCGGGGCTGACTTCTCCTTAAATGGCGGCCTGCACACGGGCTAAATCTTATAAAAATAGAGTTTTAGTGGTCTCATCATCGGCATATTTACCTTTAGCTCAAACTAGAGATAAACTATGCCGATGTTGCATTGCAGTACCAAGAGTTAGGAAAAAACTACATGGCCACACGTTCTAAAAAAGCCGGCGACAGCCGCTTAATCAAGAAGTATCCCAATCGTCGTTTATATGACACCCAAACCAGCGCCTATGTGACGCTGGCTGATATTAAAAATTTAGTGATGGCTGGCGATGCTTTTAGTGTTGTAGATGCAAAAACTGAAGATGATCTAACTCGCAATATTTTGCTACAAATTATTCTGGAAGAAGAGGCTGGTGGCGCTCCAGTTTTTTCAACTCAAATGCTTTCTCAAATCATCCGCTTCTATGGAAATTCCATGCAAGGTTTAATGGGTAGCTATCTTGAAAAGACCATGCAATCTTTTGTGGATATTCACAATAAGTTAGGCGATCAGACTGAGGGCATGGGCGCAGGTAGCACACCCGAGGCTTGGGCCAAGATGATGAATCTGCAAAACCCAATGATGCAAGGTCTCATGGGTAACTATATGGAGCAAAGTAAAGATCTGTTCGTGAAAATGCAAGAGCAGATGCAAAATTCCCCGAGCATGTTTAGTAGCTTCCCGTTTTCTGGGCAAGCCAATAAGACTGAAAAAGAATAATTGTGGCAGGTAAAGTTGGTTTTGTTTCCTTAGGATGCCCTAAGGCGCTGGTTGATTCCGAACTCATCCTCACGCAACTCAGCGCTGAAGGTTATGAGACTGCCAAAGATTATTCTGGTGCCGATCTGGTGGTTGTGAACACCTGTGGCTTTATTGATTCCGCGGTAGAGGAGAGTCTCGCAGCGATTGGTGAGGCCTTAGCTGAAAATGGCAAGGTGATTGTGACGGGTTGCTTAGGTGCCCGAAAAAACGCAGATGGCAGCGATCTGATTCAGAGCATTCACCCTAAGGTCCTTGCTGTGACTGGGCCGCATGCCACCCAAGAGGTGATGCAGGCTATTCATTTGCACCTGCCAAAACCGCATGATCCCTTTATTGATTTGCTGCCACCGATTGGCGTCAAGCTCACACCAAAACACTATGCCTACTTAAAGATATCTGAGGGATGCAATCACCGCTGTACTTTCTGCATTATTCCAAGCATGCGAGGGGATTTAGTTTCGCGTCCGATCGGTGAAGTCTTGCTAGAGGCGAAAAAATTATTTGAATCAGGTGTGAAAGAGTTGCTAGTGGTTTCGCAAGATACGAGTGCTTATGGTGTTGATATCCAATATCGCACTGGCTTTTGGGATGGCAAACCTGTCAAGACACGAATGTTTGACCTGGTAAATGCTTTAAACCAAATTGCAAGAGAGCATCAAGCTTGGGTGCGCTTGCATTATGTTTACCCATACCCACATGTCGATGATGTTTTGCCTTTAATGGCTGAGTTTGCTGACCACGGCTTTGGCGTACTTCCTTATCTAGATATTCCTTTGCAACATTCGCATCCAGATGTTCTTAAGCGGATGAAGCGTCCCGCCAGTGGCGAAAAGAATTTAGAACGGATTCAAGCATGGCGAGCAGCTTGTCCCGACTTGGTAATTCGCAGTACTTTTATTGCGGGCTTCCCTGGCGAAACCGAAGGTGAGTTTTTACATTTGTTGAACTTCCTTGACGATGCTCAAATCGATCGCGCGGGTTGTTTTGCTTACTCGCCAGTAGATGGAGCAACTGCCAATGCTTTGGATAATCCAGTTCCGTGTGAGTTACGAGAGGAGCGTCGTGCTCGCTTCATGGCTAAAGCTGAGGAAATCTCAATCAAGCGACTTGCAAAAAAAATAGGTAAGCGGATTCAGGTCATTATTGATCGGGTTGATGAGTCGGGTGGAGTAGGTCGAACCATTGGCGATGCCCCTGAAATTGACGGCTTGGTGCGGGTTCTAGCGCCAAGCAAGCCATCCAAGCGCTACCGCGTTGGTGAAATCATCAAAGCAACGGTGATTAGCTCCCAAGGGCATGACCTAATAGCCGAAACTTGACTATTAGAATAAAACTGGTGTCTTGGCCCTGTATTGGGTCAATTGTTTTACTTAATTAGGTATCGTAAAGGGGATTGTTATGAGTCGTGATGTCGTCGTTTTAAGTGCTGTACGTTCCGCAATTGGCGCCTTTAATGGATCGCTCAGTAGCCTTGAGCCAAGTGAGCTCGGCGGTATTGTGATGAAAGAAGCCGTTGCACGCTCCGGCGTAGATCCATCATTAATTAATTACATCACGGTAGGCAATACGATTCCGACTGACAACCGTTATGCCTATGTTGCTCGTGTAGCCTCTATTCAGGCAGGTTTGCCAATGGAATCTGTGGCGATGGCCTTGAATCGTTTGTGCAGCTCTGGTTTACAAGCAATTGTGACCACAGCTCAAGCCATTATGTTGGGCGACTGTGATTATGGTGTTGGTGGTGGCGTAGAGGTAATGTCACGTGGTATGTATGGCTCACCAGCCATGCGCAGTGGTGCGCGTATGGGCGATACCAAAATGATTGACTTGATGGTTTCTGTCCTGACGGATCCATTTGGTGTTGGTCATATGGGCGTAACAGCTGAGAATCTAGTTGAAAAGTGGAAGCTTACCCGTGAAGAGCAAGACGCTCTCGCAGTAGAGTCCCATCGCCGTGCTGCACATGCCATCAAAGAAGGTCGCTTCAAATCTCAAATTGTTCCGATTACCATCAAAACTCGCAAGGGCGATGTGGTGTTTGACACAGATGAGCATTGCAAGCCAGAAACTACGATGGAAACTTTAGCGAAGATGAAAGCAGTCTTCAAAAAAGAGGGTGGTAGTGTTACTGCAGGTAATGCATCAGGCATTAATGATGGCGCAGCATTCTTTGTATTGGCAGATGCAGAAGTGGCGAAGAAGGCAGGTCATAAGCCAATCGCCCGCTTAGTTTCTTATGCGATTGCTGGCGTACCTAACCACATCATGGGTGAGGGTCCAATCCCAGCAACCAAGATCGCTCTTGAGCGCGCTGGACTCAAATTAGATCAAATCGATGTGATTGAATCCAACGAAGCTTTTGCTGCTCAGGCATTGGCCGTTACTAAAGGTTTAGGCTTAGATCCAGCCAAGACTAACGTGAATGGTGGTGCGATTGCACTGGGTCACCCAATCGGTTGTTCTGGTGCTGCGATTGCGACTAAAGCCATTCATGAGTTACATCGAGTTCAAGGCAAATATGCTTTGGTCACCATGTGCATTGGTGGCGGACAAGGTATTGCAACGATTTTTGAGCGCCTCTAAGCAATCAGCAGTAAGGCAGCATCTAAGCCGACTCGGTCAAAAGCCGCGTCGGCTTTTTCTTTAACAATCGGTTTTGCTCTATAGGCAATACTGATACCAGAGCCATGCATCATTTGCAGATCGTTAGATCCGTCGCCCATGGTGATGGCATTCTTCTTATGGCAATTCATCAAAGTGCAGGCTTGTTCTAAATAGGCATTTTTAGCTGCGCCATCCACAATATCGCCAATGACTTTACCTGTTAGTTTGCCGTCGATGATTTCCAAAGTATTGGCTTGGGTTTGTTTGAAGCCTAACTCTTGTTGAAGCTTTTCAGTGAAGAAGGTAAAGCCACCAGAAACTAGAAGCGTATGCAGACCTCTAGCATTTGCTCCAGCAAGTAAATGAGTGGCACCAGGGTTAGGTCGCAAACGCTCACGATAGACTGAATCTAATACATCAGCAGATACCCCGGCTAAAAGGGCTACGCGCCTGCGCAAGCTTTCTTTAAAGTCTTTAATTTCGCCACGCATGGTGGCCT from Polynucleobacter sp. AP-Elch-400A-B2 includes:
- the pgeF gene encoding peptidoglycan editing factor PgeF, which codes for MINALNRIEPSWTVSQRIQAFCTTRQGGISKPPFNSLNLGLNAGDNLADVLQNRSIVRSELPAEPLWLKQIHGVTVSTPASRNALGNGPFEADAAVTNIPNEVLAILAADCMPALFASRSGDVIGAAHAGWRGLSSGVLENTINEMIALSPGLTTSDISAWLGPAIGTSAFEVGEDVLQAFAQQGKDILSKAFIPIIGIPGKCLADLYLLARDRLRSLGIEQITGGEFCTVSDPERFFSYRRDKATGRFASLIWIAESA
- the phaC gene encoding class I poly(R)-hydroxyalkanoic acid synthase, yielding MFAGMNTGVAPSLAPHHMALIPPERLAEIQKEYFTEFSHLATNPEAVEVKDRRFSGKAWHSSWSKMIAATYLLNSKHLIALAKAVDADEKTKIKILFTTEQMIDALSPSNFIATNPEVLENIISSQGQSIQNGIVNLLGDLKKGKVSQTDESAFEVGKNIATTEGQVVFRNDLFELIQYTPLTETVFERPYLMVPPCINKYYILDLQPDNSVVRYMVEQGHTVFLVSWKNPDASMSKITWDDYVGDGVIKAIEVVKDIGGTDLINVLGFCVGGTLTSTALAVLAARKKNYVASLTLLTTLLDFSDSGILDVFIDEGMVKLREGTIGGEGGQFGMMSGLDLGNTFSFLRPNDLVWNYVVENYLKGNSPPPFDLLYWNGDSTNLPGPMYCWYLRYTYLQNELIKPGKLTVCGEKVDLGKITVPAYIYASHDDHIVPWKSAYESTHILKGKSRFVLGASGHIAGVINPPAKNKRHYFENNKLAKTADEWLAAAKDIKGSWWPNYAKWLEEFGGKRVEASKAFGNARYKKLEAAPGKYVKEKISTTAQ
- a CDS encoding RluA family pseudouridine synthase; translation: MALPHTPDSNPIDYIDDEDFIALEVPPEVSGERLDKFLGGALPDYSRNRLKSWVEAGAVTVDGKVTKVRHLLRGSESIKVFPQEMPEQFAFSPENIPLDVVYEDDSIIVVNKPAGLVVHPAAGNWTGTLLNALLYRFPELKQLPRAGIVHRLDKDTSGLMVVARTDIAQTSLVRQLQERTVGRRYLSWVWGDAPSQGKVLATVGRDQRDRLKMSAGSAQGKPAATLFRRLAKGSFTESSVALLECRLETGRTHQIRVHLESLGFPLLGDPVYRKRTPGVAKSLPFSRQALHAYALSLQHPVTQEVMTWFRLPPQDLIDLLPLVGMTEADLPREEALLASIKNDQRAQ
- the rimO gene encoding 30S ribosomal protein S12 methylthiotransferase RimO; protein product: MAGKVGFVSLGCPKALVDSELILTQLSAEGYETAKDYSGADLVVVNTCGFIDSAVEESLAAIGEALAENGKVIVTGCLGARKNADGSDLIQSIHPKVLAVTGPHATQEVMQAIHLHLPKPHDPFIDLLPPIGVKLTPKHYAYLKISEGCNHRCTFCIIPSMRGDLVSRPIGEVLLEAKKLFESGVKELLVVSQDTSAYGVDIQYRTGFWDGKPVKTRMFDLVNALNQIAREHQAWVRLHYVYPYPHVDDVLPLMAEFADHGFGVLPYLDIPLQHSHPDVLKRMKRPASGEKNLERIQAWRAACPDLVIRSTFIAGFPGETEGEFLHLLNFLDDAQIDRAGCFAYSPVDGATANALDNPVPCELREERRARFMAKAEEISIKRLAKKIGKRIQVIIDRVDESGGVGRTIGDAPEIDGLVRVLAPSKPSKRYRVGEIIKATVISSQGHDLIAET
- the phaR gene encoding polyhydroxyalkanoate synthesis repressor PhaR → MATRSKKAGDSRLIKKYPNRRLYDTQTSAYVTLADIKNLVMAGDAFSVVDAKTEDDLTRNILLQIILEEEAGGAPVFSTQMLSQIIRFYGNSMQGLMGSYLEKTMQSFVDIHNKLGDQTEGMGAGSTPEAWAKMMNLQNPMMQGLMGNYMEQSKDLFVKMQEQMQNSPSMFSSFPFSGQANKTEKE
- a CDS encoding 3-ketoacyl-ACP reductase; amino-acid sequence: MTQKIAYVTGGMGGIGTAICQRLAKDGFKVIAGCGPNSPRKDRWIGEQKALGYDFIASEGNVSDWDSTVIAFDKVKAEVGRVDVLVNNAGITKDSVFRKMTPDQWKAVIDTNLNSLFNVTKQVVDGMADNGWGRIINISSVNGQKGQFGQSNYSTAKAGLHGFTMALSQELASKGVTVNTVSPGYIGTDMVKAIREDVLEKIVAGVPVKRLGTPEEIASICCWIASVDGGYATGADFSLNGGLHTG
- the lplT gene encoding lysophospholipid transporter LplT, producing the protein MNRSFYIIMAAQFFSSLADNALLIAAIALLVQLNAPAWMTPLLKLFFVLSYVLLAAFVGAFADSRPKGNVMFITNTIKFIGCVVMLFGSHPLLAYAIVGLGAAAYSPAKYGILTELLPPEKLVAANGWIEGLTVGSIIMGTVLGGVLISKSVSESLLGFDIPVLETGIDTAAESAIMIIMMIYVLAALINLRIPDTGARYESQKTNPIELVKDFAVCFKTLWDDRLGQISLAVTTLFWGAGATLQFIVIKWAQVALHMTLSQGAILQAISAFGVAGGAMYAAWRIPLRSSLKVLPYGIAMGLVVCVMAIYNSDMLPNITVLTVGEFELSLKLLPAYFLLILVGWLAGYFVVPMNALLQHRGHVLMSAGHSIAVQNFNENISVLMMLLIYSGLIWLDAPIQAVIIGFGVVVSVIMWLVIKRHAANQAEYDSMHLIGEHKH
- the alr gene encoding alanine racemase: MSRPIVATIHTAAFRHNLGRIRELAPESKIWSVVKAKAYGHSLEAAFKGLESTDGFALLDIADAQWLRDHGWGGRILLLEGLFSQRELELVIKLQCDLVVHSEKQVLWLESVQNHSGRPINVFLKLNSGMNRLGFRPEEYRTAFHRLHAAGYHLHHMTHFANADQVDHSPTVGEQMECFNKTTEGLEAPSSLANSAAILWHRNALGDWVRPGILLYGVSPTGVHADIIRSEFQAVMSLRSEIIDIQNLKKGDHVGYGSRYEAPEDMRVGVIAGGYADGYPRHAEDGTPVWVEAADAQGDGVICPIVGRVSMDMLTIDLREAPNAKIGSVVELWGNEVPVDDVAQMSGTIGYELICALAQRVPVLTE
- a CDS encoding outer membrane protein assembly factor BamD; protein product: MSDVITDASLRLATTLGTSSRKSLISLIVGASVACLVLSGCAGSDGQKDDTDIWSETKLYSEANEKLKDADYAKCGKYFEKLEGRFPFGPYSQQAQINAAFCYWKAQEQAQALVAIDRFIKLHQGSPNLDYGYYLKGLISFNDDLGWLGKFTGQDLSERDPKAAKEAFESFKVVVERFPDSKYAPDSLDRMRYIVNSLAEADVIVARFYYQRGAYLASANRAQLVIRDYDRAPAVEEALYLLTKSYEKLGMTDLSNDAARVFKLNFPDSQMLITGQRVQKERRWWQIWNK